Proteins encoded in a region of the Dreissena polymorpha isolate Duluth1 chromosome 6, UMN_Dpol_1.0, whole genome shotgun sequence genome:
- the LOC127834578 gene encoding F-box only protein 36-like isoform X3: protein MASLKAWLDHHGALVDYSDTAQAPCKDFYHIYVTPKEIIFRWWKIVPPTRADSNTPPSELRNSYDDFLHDERCHSEIQRLAGDPTLQYLIRLAEGHIDYLSRMPDNVLETIICDLELEDLVKLAATCKRFKKLCNSNTVWEKIFRREVETPVTPELEALAEKEGWKRLFYTNKLQLQVQLRRQLRLSHHKQ from the exons ATGGCGTCTCTTAAAGCTTGGTTGGATCATCACGGTGCATTAGTTGATTATTCTGATACAGCTCAGGCTCCTTGCAAAGACTTTTACCACATCTATGTAACACCAAAAGAG ATCATATTTCGTTGGTGGAAGATCGTGCCTCCCACTCGTGCCGACTCCAATACGCCTCCGTCAGAGTTGAGAAACAGCTATGATGACTTCCTGCATGATGAAAGATGCCACA GTGAAATCCAGAGACTGGCCGGTGACCCAACGCTCCAGTACCTGATCCGACTTGCCGAGGGTCACATCGACTACCTGTCCAGAATGCCCGACAACGTGCTGGAGACAATCATCTGTGACTTGGAATTGGAAGACCTTGTGAAACTTGCCGCAACTTGTAAAAGGTTTAAAAAA CTCTGCAACAGTAACACAGTGTGGGAGAAGATCTTCCGCCGGGAGGTGGAGACCCCTGTCACGCCTGAGCTGGAGGCCCTAGCTGAGAAAGAGGGCTGGAAACGACTGTTCTACACCAACAAGCTCCAGCTACAG GTCCAGCTAAGGAGACAACTGCGTCTGAGTCATCACAAACAGTAA
- the LOC127834578 gene encoding F-box only protein 36-like isoform X1, whose amino-acid sequence MASLKAWLDHHGALVDYSDTAQAPCKDFYHIYVTPKEIIFRWWKIVPPTRADSNTPPSELRNSYDDFLHDERCHSEIQRLAGDPTLQYLIRLAEGHIDYLSRMPDNVLETIICDLELEDLVKLAATCKRFKKLCNSNTVWEKIFRREVETPVTPELEALAEKEGWKRLFYTNKLQLQIMKNRHLQMQLRRQKRHGDHAFVTDQGDESMEAL is encoded by the exons ATGGCGTCTCTTAAAGCTTGGTTGGATCATCACGGTGCATTAGTTGATTATTCTGATACAGCTCAGGCTCCTTGCAAAGACTTTTACCACATCTATGTAACACCAAAAGAG ATCATATTTCGTTGGTGGAAGATCGTGCCTCCCACTCGTGCCGACTCCAATACGCCTCCGTCAGAGTTGAGAAACAGCTATGATGACTTCCTGCATGATGAAAGATGCCACA GTGAAATCCAGAGACTGGCCGGTGACCCAACGCTCCAGTACCTGATCCGACTTGCCGAGGGTCACATCGACTACCTGTCCAGAATGCCCGACAACGTGCTGGAGACAATCATCTGTGACTTGGAATTGGAAGACCTTGTGAAACTTGCCGCAACTTGTAAAAGGTTTAAAAAA CTCTGCAACAGTAACACAGTGTGGGAGAAGATCTTCCGCCGGGAGGTGGAGACCCCTGTCACGCCTGAGCTGGAGGCCCTAGCTGAGAAAGAGGGCTGGAAACGACTGTTCTACACCAACAAGCTCCAGCTACAG ATTATGAAGAATAGACATTTACAG ATGCAGCTTCGCCGCCAGAAGAGGCACGGGGATCATGCATTTGTCACTGATCAAGGGGACGAGAGCATGGAGGCACTATAA
- the LOC127834578 gene encoding F-box only protein 36-like isoform X2, protein MASLKAWLDHHGALVDYSDTAQAPCKDFYHIYVTPKEIIFRWWKIVPPTRADSNTPPSELRNSYDDFLHDERCHSEIQRLAGDPTLQYLIRLAEGHIDYLSRMPDNVLETIICDLELEDLVKLAATCKRFKKLCNSNTVWEKIFRREVETPVTPELEALAEKEGWKRLFYTNKLQLQMQLRRQKRHGDHAFVTDQGDESMEAL, encoded by the exons ATGGCGTCTCTTAAAGCTTGGTTGGATCATCACGGTGCATTAGTTGATTATTCTGATACAGCTCAGGCTCCTTGCAAAGACTTTTACCACATCTATGTAACACCAAAAGAG ATCATATTTCGTTGGTGGAAGATCGTGCCTCCCACTCGTGCCGACTCCAATACGCCTCCGTCAGAGTTGAGAAACAGCTATGATGACTTCCTGCATGATGAAAGATGCCACA GTGAAATCCAGAGACTGGCCGGTGACCCAACGCTCCAGTACCTGATCCGACTTGCCGAGGGTCACATCGACTACCTGTCCAGAATGCCCGACAACGTGCTGGAGACAATCATCTGTGACTTGGAATTGGAAGACCTTGTGAAACTTGCCGCAACTTGTAAAAGGTTTAAAAAA CTCTGCAACAGTAACACAGTGTGGGAGAAGATCTTCCGCCGGGAGGTGGAGACCCCTGTCACGCCTGAGCTGGAGGCCCTAGCTGAGAAAGAGGGCTGGAAACGACTGTTCTACACCAACAAGCTCCAGCTACAG ATGCAGCTTCGCCGCCAGAAGAGGCACGGGGATCATGCATTTGTCACTGATCAAGGGGACGAGAGCATGGAGGCACTATAA
- the LOC127835531 gene encoding uncharacterized protein LOC127835531, whose protein sequence is MSIRQLCLSLREWVYHEEMNLIRDEEQHIEAKIENLKLDMEHFKIVQYKLEAFESLLDIITEPPGAHTLRMPTDEKLRSTTFPGFANTEHLNQELEEIINNLMCHQQSVLNDDVYQKTMLTEAMQIVELLKEKIDTNFKQLLGEHNLKICNEIDELMHLCGTSCKQVDEMYYTFGTHMISRIVEGLDHQQVALKQLTMDIVDLNLTLDVNTLQICPMSWDIYSGLGADNLNFQTVKEKDLRDGDPGYRDIDRFEKELKNVSQMRGTFSENVNQMKDRLLEDKTVLTGVHNQLKKFISVACTIINCLRQPFGATMAPDPQSKQNPVQFEVIYDRIESTRQQQLPFSVSQSLLETTDTRERKQNQVELKFANINTI, encoded by the exons ATGAGTATACGGCAGTTATGTCTTTCATTGAGAGAATGGGTATATCACGAAGAAATGAATTTAATCCGAGACGAAGAGCAACACATAGAAGCAAAAATAG AAAACCTCAAGTTAGATATGGaacatttcaaaattgttcagTATAAGCTCGAAGCATTCGAAAGCTTACTTGATATTATTACCGAGCCACCTGGG GCTCATACACTAAG GATGCCCACCGACGAAAAGCTAAGATCAACGACATTTCCTGGATTTGCAAATACTG aACATTTGAACCAG GAGCTTGAAGAAATCATAAACAACCTAATGTGCCATCAACAGAGTGTGTTAAATGACGATGTCTACCAAAAGACTATGCTAACAGAAGCAATGCAAATCGtggaacttttaaaagaaaaaatagatACTAATTTCAAGCAACTTTTGGGCGAACACAATTTGAAAATATGTAATGAAATAGATGAATTAATGCATTTGTGCGGTACGTCTTGTAAACAAGTGGACGAAATGTATTACACGTTTGGCACACATATGATTAGTAGAATTGTGGAAGGATTAGACCATCAGCAGGTAGCATTAAAACAACTTACAATGGATATCGTG GATCTTAACTTAACACTGGATGTGAATACCTTGCAAATCTGTCCAATGAGCTGGGATATCTACTCAGGTCTTGGCGCGGACAACTTAAACTTCCAAACAG TGAAAGAGAAGGACCTTAGAGATGGAGATCCGGGATACAGAGACATAGATCGATTTGAGAAAGAgttaaaaaatgtttcacaaatgagaggaacattttcagaaaatgtaaaTCAAATGAAAG aCAGATTACTCGAAGACAAGACTGTGCTAACTGGTGTTCATAACCAGCTGAAGAAATTCATTTCCGTAGCCTGTACCATAATAAACTGTCTTAGG CAACCGTTTGGAGCAACAATGGCACCCGATCCTCAATCAAAGCAAAATCCTGTTCAATTTGAAGTTATTTATGATCGTATAGAATCCACCAGACAACAACAGCTGCCATTTTCTGTTTCTCAGTCCTTACTTG AAACAACCGACACACGAGAGCGGAAACAGAACCAAGTTGAGCTGAAATTTGCCAATATAAATACGATATAA